One Phycisphaerales bacterium genomic window carries:
- a CDS encoding patatin-like phospholipase family protein: MAKHRDGPLARCRAMRGGELARFATDVVRPIEPGRAASVLAISGGGKYGAFSAGYLNGWHERGDRPRFDVVTGISTGSLMAPLAFIESEASTEALESIYTSVTRKDVYEGRWWINIPFSKSLYDPAPLKKLIETHITRKVINAVAEQGERRGLYVATVDLGDTRLVIWDLVCLAQEKEYKLFRKVLLAAAAVPMAFPPVKLKSGLRDDRNRNRWHVDGGLRENVFWRQELARLCQAIEAQRRAADGGAGAQGAPPATLYALVNGQLRTRYQEVDFGWVPMIGVARRAVNTLISEVSIGSLQKLYAETLEAGVRFRFNYVRQFDGSPDWDAFEPDEMRALYEHGRELGRAGHWEERPPDEPLDG; the protein is encoded by the coding sequence ATGGCCAAGCACCGCGACGGACCACTCGCACGCTGCCGCGCGATGCGCGGCGGGGAGCTGGCGCGCTTCGCGACCGACGTCGTCCGCCCCATCGAGCCGGGGAGGGCCGCGAGCGTGCTGGCCATCAGCGGCGGGGGCAAGTACGGGGCCTTCAGCGCCGGCTACCTCAACGGCTGGCACGAGCGCGGCGACCGCCCGCGTTTCGACGTCGTCACGGGCATCAGCACCGGCAGCCTGATGGCGCCCCTGGCGTTCATCGAGAGCGAGGCCAGCACCGAAGCGCTCGAATCGATCTACACGAGCGTGACGCGCAAGGACGTGTACGAGGGCCGCTGGTGGATCAATATTCCTTTTAGTAAGTCGCTCTATGACCCCGCGCCCCTCAAGAAGCTCATCGAGACGCACATCACCAGGAAGGTGATCAACGCCGTGGCCGAGCAGGGCGAGCGGCGCGGGCTGTACGTCGCGACGGTGGACCTGGGCGACACGCGGCTGGTCATCTGGGACCTGGTGTGTTTGGCCCAGGAGAAGGAATACAAGTTGTTCCGCAAGGTGCTGCTGGCCGCCGCCGCGGTGCCGATGGCCTTCCCGCCCGTCAAGCTCAAGAGCGGCCTGCGCGACGATCGCAACAGGAACCGCTGGCACGTCGACGGCGGCCTGCGCGAGAACGTCTTCTGGCGGCAGGAACTCGCCCGCCTGTGCCAGGCGATCGAGGCCCAGCGCCGCGCGGCCGATGGCGGGGCGGGGGCCCAGGGCGCCCCGCCGGCGACCCTGTACGCCCTCGTGAACGGGCAGCTCAGGACGCGATACCAGGAGGTCGACTTCGGCTGGGTGCCCATGATCGGCGTGGCCCGCCGCGCGGTGAACACGCTGATCAGCGAGGTCTCCATCGGCAGCCTCCAGAAGCTCTACGCCGAGACGCTCGAGGCGGGGGTGCGCTTCCGCTTCAACTACGTGCGCCAGTTCGATGGCAGCCCCGACTGGGACGCCTTCGAGCCCGACGAGATGCGGGCCCTTTACGAGCACGGCCGCGAGCTGGGCCGGGCCGGCCACTGGGAGGAGCGTCCGCCGGACGAGCCGCTGGACGGCTAG
- a CDS encoding LysR family transcriptional regulator, translating into MELTPLRYLRAIADAGTMTVAAQRLGLSQPTLSAAVRKLEEELGVDLFSRTGRGLTPTEACLVLLEHTDQAVRSVDAGVRAVRALAGLEAGTVRIGAGATVVTYLLPGVVQRFRRKHAELRVSVREAGSSQVAEALLKGELDLGVVTLPVNIPGSTELMTVARAQDELRLICPPGHPLSAKTDFAWKDLQGQAVVGFEAGSSVRAVIDQAAMAHGVTLEVVVELRSIEGIARMVQAGVGVGFVSRMALSGSAPDKPETTGLACRDGRLVRGLALVRRRDRAPSPAAAAFEQDLFAAMATAP; encoded by the coding sequence ATGGAGCTCACCCCCCTGCGCTACCTCCGCGCCATCGCCGACGCGGGCACCATGACCGTCGCCGCTCAGCGGCTGGGGCTCAGCCAGCCGACGCTCTCGGCCGCCGTCCGCAAGCTCGAGGAAGAACTCGGCGTCGACCTCTTCAGCCGCACCGGCCGCGGGCTGACGCCCACCGAGGCGTGCCTGGTCCTGCTCGAGCACACCGACCAGGCGGTCCGCAGCGTCGACGCCGGCGTGCGGGCCGTGCGGGCGCTCGCGGGGCTCGAGGCGGGGACCGTCAGGATCGGCGCGGGGGCGACCGTCGTGACGTACCTCTTGCCCGGCGTCGTGCAGCGCTTTCGCCGCAAGCACGCCGAGCTGCGCGTGAGCGTGCGCGAGGCGGGCAGCAGCCAGGTGGCCGAGGCGCTGCTCAAGGGCGAGCTGGACCTCGGGGTTGTCACCCTGCCGGTGAACATTCCCGGGAGCACCGAGCTGATGACCGTCGCCCGCGCGCAGGACGAGCTGCGGTTGATCTGCCCGCCGGGGCACCCATTGAGCGCCAAGACCGACTTCGCCTGGAAGGATCTCCAAGGCCAGGCCGTGGTGGGCTTCGAGGCCGGCAGCAGCGTGCGCGCGGTCATCGATCAGGCGGCCATGGCCCACGGCGTGACGCTCGAGGTGGTCGTCGAGCTGCGGTCGATCGAGGGGATTGCGCGCATGGTGCAGGCGGGGGTGGGCGTGGGGTTCGTCAGCCGGATGGCGCTCAGCGGGAGCGCGCCCGACAAGCCGGAAACGACGGGACTCGCCTGCCGCGATGGAAGATTGGTGCGCGGGCTCGCCCTCGTGCGGAGGAGGGACCGCGCCCCCTCGCCCGCGGCGGCGGCCTTCGAGCAGGACCTCTTTGCGGCCATGGCGACGGCCCCTTGA
- a CDS encoding VCBS repeat-containing protein — MTKTKPQTTTHPVPAAPAVLVAAAAALLGAPALAQDCDPGEIFAPVASYGVGDYPLSVAIGDLDGDGDNDLVTANRDSGDASVLLNSGDGTFADGVAYATGLSAFWAAIGDLDGDGDNDVAVSNLGGNNVSVLMNNGDGTFAPQVAYSAISPQFVAIDDLDGDGDADLAVGKFFGGGVGVLLNNGDGTFGPESTYSVGGIGSRAIATGDVDGDGDVDLAVQVIGGGQVSVLANNGDGSFAREVPYSLEFAAQFVALGDIDGDGDDDLAVANAGSAITGNASVLRNNGDGTFSAEESYDVTGFAQAVAIGDLNGDGAPDLVVAVADSDARLSVLVNNGDGTFAAEARYFTGDSNTAAALGDLDGDGDNDLAVAGVNTDTVGVFLNECGGASCPADLDGDGMLTLFDFLAFQSLFATGDPAADFDGDGSLTLFDFLAFQSAFAIGCP; from the coding sequence GTGACCAAGACCAAGCCCCAGACCACGACCCATCCCGTGCCCGCCGCGCCCGCCGTGCTCGTTGCGGCGGCCGCCGCCTTGCTGGGCGCCCCCGCGCTGGCCCAGGACTGCGACCCCGGCGAGATCTTCGCGCCCGTCGCGAGCTACGGCGTGGGCGACTACCCGCTGTCGGTGGCCATCGGCGACCTGGACGGCGACGGCGACAACGACCTGGTTACCGCCAACCGCGATAGCGGCGACGCCAGCGTGCTGCTCAATAGCGGCGACGGCACCTTCGCCGATGGGGTGGCGTACGCCACCGGCCTGAGCGCCTTCTGGGCGGCCATCGGCGACCTGGACGGCGACGGCGACAACGACGTGGCCGTGTCGAACCTGGGCGGCAACAACGTCAGCGTGCTGATGAACAACGGCGACGGCACCTTCGCGCCCCAGGTTGCGTACAGCGCGATCTCGCCCCAGTTCGTCGCGATCGACGACCTGGACGGCGACGGCGACGCCGACCTGGCGGTGGGCAAGTTCTTCGGCGGCGGCGTGGGCGTGCTGCTGAACAACGGCGATGGCACGTTCGGGCCCGAGTCGACGTACAGCGTCGGAGGCATCGGCTCGCGCGCCATCGCGACCGGCGACGTGGACGGCGACGGCGACGTCGACCTGGCCGTCCAGGTCATCGGCGGCGGCCAGGTTTCGGTGCTGGCCAACAACGGCGACGGCTCGTTCGCCCGCGAGGTTCCATACAGCCTGGAGTTCGCCGCCCAGTTCGTGGCGCTCGGCGACATCGATGGCGACGGCGACGACGACCTGGCCGTGGCCAACGCCGGCAGCGCGATTACCGGCAACGCCAGCGTGCTTCGCAACAACGGCGACGGCACCTTCAGCGCCGAGGAGTCCTACGACGTGACCGGGTTCGCCCAGGCGGTGGCCATCGGCGACCTCAACGGCGATGGCGCTCCCGACCTCGTCGTGGCGGTCGCCGACTCGGACGCCCGGCTCAGCGTGCTGGTCAATAACGGCGATGGCACGTTCGCCGCCGAGGCGCGGTACTTCACCGGCGACTCGAACACGGCCGCGGCGCTCGGCGACCTGGATGGCGACGGCGACAACGACCTGGCCGTGGCGGGCGTCAACACGGACACCGTGGGCGTGTTCCTCAACGAGTGCGGCGGCGCCTCGTGCCCGGCCGACCTGGACGGCGACGGCATGCTCACCCTGTTCGACTTCCTGGCGTTCCAGAGCCTGTTCGCCACCGGGGATCCGGCCGCCGACTTCGACGGCGACGGTAGCCTGACCCTGTTCGACTTCCTGGCGTTCCAGAGCGCGTTCGCGATCGGCTGCCCGTAA
- a CDS encoding methylated-DNA--[protein]-cysteine S-methyltransferase produces MATEAATLTTTTIPSPVGELTLASITDLDGPRVCLVEFGHRQGAALDALATMFDAQVRPSVDPPECPALALLIRELTAYFVGDLKQFTVPLELAGTAFQTSVWNALLAIPYGTTVGYGDLARMIGKDAGASRAVGAANGANRLAIVVPCHRVVAADGSLHGYGGGLERKRWLLDHERTVAGGLFATAG; encoded by the coding sequence ATGGCCACCGAAGCCGCCACCCTGACGACCACGACCATTCCCAGCCCCGTGGGCGAGCTGACCCTCGCCTCGATCACGGACCTGGATGGTCCCCGCGTGTGCCTGGTCGAGTTCGGCCACCGGCAGGGGGCGGCCCTGGACGCCCTGGCCACCATGTTCGATGCGCAGGTGCGGCCCAGCGTCGACCCGCCCGAGTGCCCGGCGCTGGCCCTGCTCATCCGGGAATTGACCGCCTACTTCGTGGGCGACCTGAAGCAATTCACCGTGCCCCTCGAGCTCGCCGGCACGGCCTTCCAGACCAGCGTGTGGAACGCCCTGCTGGCGATCCCCTACGGCACGACCGTCGGCTACGGCGACCTCGCCCGCATGATCGGCAAGGACGCGGGGGCCAGCCGGGCCGTGGGCGCGGCCAACGGGGCGAATCGGCTGGCGATCGTCGTGCCGTGCCACCGGGTGGTCGCCGCCGATGGCAGTTTGCATGGCTACGGCGGGGGCCTGGAGCGCAAGCGCTGGCTGCTGGACCACGAGCGGACCGTCGCCGGCGGGCTGTTCGCCACGGCCGGATAG
- a CDS encoding glycosyltransferase — MRVTAIIPSRGGADGALARCIASLLAERDAKLAIVASIDGPDAPADLAPFARDGSVTIVTGEPAGPAAARNRGLEVADGQLVLFLNDDVVPCPRLIDHHRAAHRDGAPKLVLGDAPFAVPTDDRVLDRMTRETALLFFYSDMNGVERDRDWGFRHAWTLNLSVPRSICAAFDDGLAHPMFDDLEWAYRVTTEHRAPVLYRPEASATHHHRYEPGQILAREALLGHQALQLHRVNEACASAVFGDRFDGSTQSIEDARALMTDDAIDAYARFEAIARKPVFSTNIRELFASARGWRMAARAAGFLAAVRSAPPPRAGQVFAAPASA; from the coding sequence ATGCGCGTGACGGCGATCATCCCGAGCCGGGGCGGGGCCGATGGGGCCCTGGCCCGCTGCATCGCCTCGCTGCTGGCCGAGCGCGACGCGAAGCTGGCCATCGTGGCGAGCATCGACGGCCCCGACGCCCCGGCCGACCTGGCGCCCTTCGCCCGCGACGGCTCGGTCACGATCGTGACCGGCGAGCCCGCGGGCCCCGCCGCCGCCCGCAATCGGGGTCTCGAGGTCGCCGACGGCCAGCTCGTGCTCTTCCTCAACGACGACGTCGTGCCCTGCCCGCGGCTCATCGATCACCACCGGGCCGCCCACCGCGACGGGGCGCCCAAGCTCGTCCTGGGCGATGCCCCCTTCGCCGTGCCCACCGACGACCGCGTGCTCGACCGCATGACCCGCGAGACGGCGCTGCTGTTCTTCTACAGCGACATGAACGGCGTCGAGCGCGACCGCGACTGGGGCTTCCGCCACGCGTGGACGCTCAATCTCTCGGTGCCGCGCTCGATCTGCGCCGCGTTCGATGACGGCCTGGCGCATCCGATGTTCGACGACCTGGAGTGGGCCTACCGCGTCACGACCGAGCACCGCGCCCCCGTGCTCTACCGCCCCGAGGCGAGCGCGACGCACCACCACCGCTACGAGCCCGGGCAGATCCTCGCCCGCGAGGCGCTGCTGGGCCACCAGGCGTTGCAACTGCACCGCGTCAACGAGGCGTGCGCTTCGGCGGTGTTCGGTGATCGCTTCGACGGCTCCACCCAGTCCATCGAGGACGCCCGCGCGCTCATGACCGACGACGCCATCGACGCGTACGCGCGGTTCGAGGCCATCGCCCGCAAGCCGGTCTTCAGCACCAACATCCGCGAGCTGTTCGCCAGCGCCCGCGGCTGGCGGATGGCCGCCCGCGCCGCCGGCTTCCTCGCGGCCGTCCGCAGCGCGCCGCCCCCCAGGGCCGGTCAGGTCTTCGCCGCCCCCGCGAGCGCCTGA
- a CDS encoding class I SAM-dependent methyltransferase: MTPPVSALHTHESKNDRTDAPTWQPKAPRLAVVPQLRERLLDRTAAWLAMSGVTRIALYPGGRHTRAVIRQPWLMHGIRVTAVLDDQPTREAIAGVPVLSPGEAAQDPTFQAVVLSTTEHEEAVGERARSVFAGTPVRIVSLYVPDDTIWEADATIERLVAGGLSLEDARWLVTNRSERHDALQAIIPPARTELHARRYELAAEIARQHGAERIADVASGTGYGSRLLHIIARARTDGVDLDANAVDYASRVHGCAGACAFHAADACNTPLASNAYDLAASFETIEHVPDATGLLVELRRIVRPGGRLVISTPNRLGPTPHHVHDFGFADFGAMIESGWTIERWIGQNPTDEVYSPDLPPGMWPIDPVAARDERWPGGGGKPQFLIAVARKHDGSAASSTCHLDAIVSWMRARPDA; encoded by the coding sequence ATGACCCCTCCCGTGAGCGCCCTGCACACCCACGAATCGAAGAACGACCGTACCGACGCGCCCACCTGGCAGCCCAAGGCCCCGCGCCTGGCCGTCGTGCCCCAGCTCCGCGAGCGGCTGCTCGACCGCACCGCCGCCTGGCTGGCCATGAGCGGCGTCACCCGCATCGCCCTGTACCCCGGCGGCCGCCACACGCGCGCCGTCATCCGCCAGCCCTGGCTCATGCACGGCATTCGCGTCACGGCGGTGCTCGACGACCAGCCCACGCGTGAGGCCATCGCCGGCGTGCCGGTGCTCTCGCCCGGCGAGGCTGCGCAGGACCCGACCTTCCAGGCGGTCGTCCTGAGCACCACCGAGCACGAGGAGGCCGTCGGCGAGCGTGCCCGATCGGTCTTCGCCGGCACCCCCGTGCGCATCGTTTCGCTCTACGTGCCCGACGACACGATCTGGGAAGCCGACGCCACGATCGAACGCCTCGTGGCCGGCGGGCTCTCGCTCGAGGACGCCCGCTGGCTTGTGACCAACCGCAGCGAGCGGCACGATGCGCTGCAAGCGATCATCCCGCCCGCCCGAACCGAGCTGCACGCCCGCCGGTACGAGCTGGCCGCCGAGATCGCCAGGCAGCACGGGGCCGAACGCATCGCCGACGTCGCCAGCGGGACTGGCTATGGCTCGCGCCTCTTGCACATAATCGCCCGCGCACGGACCGACGGCGTCGACCTGGACGCCAACGCCGTCGACTACGCTTCGCGCGTGCACGGCTGCGCGGGCGCGTGCGCGTTCCACGCCGCCGACGCCTGCAACACGCCGCTCGCCTCGAACGCCTACGACCTGGCCGCCAGCTTCGAGACCATCGAGCACGTGCCGGACGCCACGGGCCTGCTCGTCGAGTTGCGACGCATCGTCAGGCCCGGCGGGCGCCTGGTCATCAGTACGCCCAACCGGCTGGGCCCCACGCCCCACCACGTCCACGACTTCGGCTTCGCGGACTTCGGCGCGATGATCGAGAGCGGCTGGACGATCGAGCGTTGGATCGGCCAGAACCCCACCGACGAGGTCTACAGCCCCGACCTGCCTCCTGGGATGTGGCCGATCGACCCCGTGGCCGCCCGCGACGAGCGATGGCCCGGCGGCGGGGGCAAACCCCAGTTCCTGATTGCCGTGGCGCGCAAGCACGACGGAAGTGCCGCGTCATCGACCTGCCATCTGGACGCCATCGTTTCGTGGATGCGCGCCCGGCCGGACGCATAG
- a CDS encoding GC-type dockerin domain-anchored protein, which translates to MRTIATISAAAGLATAAHAQFTTGITKPVFGENQPEAYFNLGDTNTLLFDIETDLGLPATAPGFTGLAGDDRNRRFFATVRNGPNDDVYEFSYDDLFNPTKLVETQDAAGNDISIDGLAYDTDTGILYGTRTLGSGGQPEGLFAIDLATGVLTLVLDYQDTSSTYTIGGIDFNEDDGLIYLADDDETGGRWIYSVDPLDPTAGLTEVVRFPDIVTDVDGLAAGGGEVFLLTDNADANGGVHHIYNLADGTFSTADSPYPAPAGSPIAPNPTGGAAYTPNLLDVGGCRADIDGDGELTLFDFLEFQNLFDAGDLAADFDEDGELTLFDFLAFQNEFDAGC; encoded by the coding sequence ATGCGCACCATTGCAACCATTTCCGCCGCGGCCGGCCTTGCCACCGCCGCCCACGCACAATTCACCACCGGCATCACCAAGCCCGTCTTCGGCGAGAACCAGCCCGAGGCCTACTTCAACCTGGGCGACACCAACACGCTCCTGTTCGACATCGAGACCGACCTGGGCCTGCCCGCCACCGCGCCCGGCTTTACGGGATTGGCCGGCGATGATCGCAACCGGCGCTTCTTCGCCACCGTGCGCAACGGTCCCAACGACGACGTCTACGAGTTCAGCTACGACGACCTGTTCAACCCCACCAAGCTCGTCGAGACCCAGGACGCCGCCGGCAACGACATCTCCATCGACGGCCTGGCCTACGACACCGACACCGGCATCCTTTATGGCACGCGCACGCTGGGCAGCGGTGGCCAGCCCGAGGGCCTCTTCGCCATCGACCTGGCCACCGGCGTGCTCACGCTCGTGCTCGACTACCAGGACACCAGCAGCACCTACACCATCGGCGGCATCGACTTCAACGAGGACGACGGGCTGATCTACCTGGCCGACGACGACGAAACCGGCGGCCGCTGGATCTACAGCGTCGATCCGCTCGACCCCACCGCCGGGCTGACCGAGGTCGTGCGATTCCCCGATATCGTCACCGACGTCGACGGCCTGGCCGCCGGCGGGGGCGAGGTCTTCCTGCTGACCGACAACGCCGACGCCAACGGCGGCGTGCACCACATCTACAACCTCGCCGACGGCACGTTCTCCACGGCCGACTCGCCCTACCCCGCGCCCGCGGGCAGCCCCATCGCCCCCAACCCCACCGGCGGGGCGGCCTACACGCCCAACCTGCTCGATGTCGGCGGCTGCCGCGCCGACATCGACGGCGACGGCGAGCTGACCCTCTTCGACTTCCTCGAGTTCCAGAACCTCTTCGACGCGGGCGACCTGGCCGCCGACTTCGACGAGGACGGCGAACTGACGCTGTTCGACTTCCTGGCCTTCCAGAACGAGTTCGACGCGGGCTGCTGA
- a CDS encoding GC-type dockerin domain-anchored protein has protein sequence MRRWMIALGASVAMAGQTLAQDREISRVVEAEAFSFVSDDPLFDRDLVTSMEPGDFVESVSALAAIPPFASNRSRAEQTSVFEPDPDGDVIEASGSAVAQLFIQGSGDAYATSWYRVRFVTAASATLLIEDFELLVDRAFDGEVSRDRPGDAGASIRLHNTDTFEIEFEVEAVLDDIGTRLLLRPVAPIEVDLDPGAYELRIAATARDQTEGFEEVSDSLAAASYFFEATLFEAGACIADLDGDGALTLFDFLAFQTLFDAGDLAADFDGDDELTLFDFLAFQNAFDAGCP, from the coding sequence ATGCGGAGATGGATGATCGCCCTCGGTGCGTCGGTAGCGATGGCCGGTCAGACCCTCGCCCAGGATCGCGAGATCAGCCGGGTGGTTGAGGCCGAGGCTTTCTCGTTTGTGTCCGACGACCCGTTGTTCGACCGTGACTTGGTGACTTCGATGGAGCCTGGAGACTTTGTCGAGTCGGTTTCGGCCCTGGCAGCCATCCCGCCCTTCGCGTCCAATCGGTCACGCGCCGAGCAGACCAGCGTGTTCGAGCCCGATCCCGATGGCGACGTGATCGAGGCGTCCGGTTCGGCCGTCGCGCAGCTCTTCATCCAGGGATCTGGTGATGCGTATGCCACGAGTTGGTACCGCGTGCGGTTCGTCACCGCCGCTTCGGCAACGCTGCTCATCGAGGACTTCGAGCTGCTGGTCGATCGCGCGTTCGATGGCGAGGTCTCGCGCGATCGCCCCGGCGATGCGGGCGCGTCGATCCGACTGCACAACACCGACACGTTCGAGATCGAGTTCGAGGTCGAGGCCGTGCTGGATGACATCGGGACGCGGCTGCTGCTGCGGCCCGTGGCGCCCATCGAGGTCGACCTCGATCCCGGCGCGTACGAGCTACGTATCGCGGCGACGGCACGCGACCAGACCGAGGGCTTCGAAGAAGTCAGCGACAGCCTGGCCGCCGCGAGCTACTTCTTCGAGGCGACGCTCTTCGAGGCCGGGGCGTGCATTGCAGATCTCGACGGCGACGGCGCGCTGACCCTGTTCGACTTCCTTGCGTTCCAGACCCTGTTCGACGCGGGCGATCTCGCCGCGGACTTTGACGGCGATGACGAGCTGACGCTCTTCGACTTCCTTGCGTTCCAGAACGCGTTTGACGCCGGGTGCCCCTAG
- the trpS gene encoding tryptophan--tRNA ligase, producing MTSHTPPGRARILTGDTPTGQLHLGHLVGSLESRVASQDEYDCYFLIANMHAYTTRADKPEGIRESTFEIVKDWLAVGIDPQRSTFVLQTEVPAIAELTWFFAMLLPFNRVMKNPTLKTEIKDKDLGDTYSFGFPMYAVGQCADILAFRPQLIPVGEDQVAHIEMCREAARRFNQVYCGVDPHAEDAEHESLGGVFPIPAAKMGRIGRLVGTDGKQKMSKSLNNAIFLTDTFKQIKKKMGQLYTGRQTMDEPGDIDNALFEYVRAFIRDETRVKELETRYAAGDNIGDGHIKVEVAQAIDELIAPIREKRAELAGEAGDKVVLEILREHAAKANAVAEDTLARAKAAMKLNFFGRELRFPK from the coding sequence ATGACCAGCCATACCCCCCCTGGAAGGGCCCGCATCCTCACCGGCGACACCCCCACCGGCCAGCTCCACCTGGGGCACCTGGTGGGCAGCCTCGAGAGCCGCGTTGCGTCGCAGGACGAGTACGACTGCTACTTCCTCATCGCCAACATGCACGCGTACACGACCAGGGCCGACAAGCCCGAGGGCATCCGCGAGAGCACCTTCGAGATCGTCAAGGACTGGCTGGCCGTCGGCATCGATCCGCAGCGCAGCACCTTCGTCCTGCAAACGGAAGTCCCCGCCATCGCCGAGCTCACATGGTTCTTCGCGATGCTCTTGCCCTTCAACCGCGTGATGAAGAACCCGACCTTGAAGACCGAGATCAAGGACAAGGACCTGGGCGATACGTACTCGTTTGGCTTCCCCATGTACGCCGTCGGCCAGTGCGCCGACATCCTCGCGTTCCGGCCGCAGCTCATCCCCGTCGGAGAAGACCAGGTCGCCCACATCGAGATGTGCCGCGAGGCGGCGCGCCGCTTCAACCAGGTCTACTGCGGCGTCGACCCGCACGCCGAGGATGCTGAACACGAATCACTCGGCGGCGTGTTCCCGATCCCCGCCGCGAAAATGGGACGCATCGGCAGGCTCGTCGGCACCGACGGCAAGCAGAAGATGTCCAAGAGCCTCAACAACGCCATCTTCCTCACCGACACCTTCAAGCAGATCAAGAAGAAGATGGGCCAGCTCTACACCGGCCGGCAGACCATGGACGAGCCCGGCGACATCGACAACGCCCTGTTCGAGTACGTCCGCGCCTTCATCCGCGACGAAACCAGAGTCAAGGAACTCGAAACCAGGTACGCCGCCGGCGACAACATCGGCGACGGCCACATCAAGGTCGAGGTCGCCCAGGCCATCGACGAGCTGATCGCGCCCATCAGGGAGAAACGCGCCGAGCTCGCGGGCGAGGCGGGCGACAAGGTTGTGCTCGAGATCCTCCGCGAGCACGCGGCCAAAGCGAACGCGGTGGCGGAAGACACGCTCGCAAGAGCCAAGGCGGCGATGAAGCTGAACTTCTTCGGGCGAGAGCTGCGGTTCCCGAAGTAG
- the miaA gene encoding tRNA (adenosine(37)-N6)-dimethylallyltransferase MiaA produces the protein MNARPRIPVIAGPTAGGKTSLAIACSKLAEARELVSRGAAQVISADAFQVYRGLDIASAKPSLEERQGVEHHLIDIVEPTEPFTVAQWLELATQTIDEIESRGGWPIVAGGTHLYIKALIDGLFEGPPADEALREELRAMPAAERRAELERVDARAAQRIHPADERRTIRALEVFRLTGTPISEHQGQWDSNTNPLADRLLLVTLHWETQAINRRINARVKQMVEQGLVEETRRLLDSGNLGPQAGQALGTKQVAAYLTGPSQSGFSLDDAIERTKIETRRFAKNQRTWLRRLAAGPGETPKRLAIHPDGQDAGEMSQAIVLACFMAD, from the coding sequence GTGAACGCCCGCCCCCGCATCCCCGTCATCGCCGGCCCAACAGCCGGCGGCAAGACGAGCCTGGCGATTGCCTGCTCGAAGCTGGCCGAGGCGCGGGAGCTCGTGTCGAGGGGCGCGGCGCAGGTCATCTCCGCCGACGCGTTCCAGGTCTACCGCGGGCTCGACATCGCCAGCGCCAAGCCGTCCCTCGAAGAACGCCAGGGCGTGGAGCACCACCTGATCGACATCGTCGAGCCAACGGAGCCCTTCACCGTCGCCCAGTGGCTTGAGTTGGCGACGCAGACCATCGACGAGATCGAATCACGGGGCGGCTGGCCCATCGTCGCCGGCGGCACGCACCTCTATATCAAGGCCCTGATCGACGGCCTCTTCGAGGGCCCGCCCGCCGACGAAGCGTTGCGCGAAGAACTCCGCGCGATGCCCGCCGCCGAACGCCGGGCCGAGCTCGAGCGCGTCGACGCCAGGGCCGCCCAGCGCATCCACCCCGCCGACGAGCGCCGCACCATCCGCGCGCTGGAGGTCTTCCGCCTCACCGGCACGCCCATCAGCGAGCACCAGGGCCAGTGGGACAGCAACACGAACCCCCTCGCCGATCGGCTGCTGCTGGTCACCCTGCACTGGGAGACGCAGGCCATCAACCGCCGCATCAACGCCCGGGTGAAGCAGATGGTCGAGCAGGGGCTGGTCGAGGAGACCCGCCGGCTGCTGGACTCGGGAAACCTCGGCCCCCAGGCGGGCCAGGCCCTGGGCACGAAGCAGGTCGCGGCATATCTCACCGGACCGAGTCAATCCGGATTTTCCCTCGACGACGCCATCGAGCGGACGAAGATCGAGACCCGCCGATTCGCCAAGAACCAGCGCACCTGGCTGCGCCGATTGGCCGCCGGGCCGGGCGAAACGCCCAAACGCCTGGCGATCCATCCCGATGGCCAGGACGCCGGCGAGATGTCGCAAGCCATTGTCTTAGCATGCTTTATGGCCGATTGA